Proteins encoded by one window of Massilia sp. NR 4-1:
- a CDS encoding integrase core domain-containing protein, translated as MEPALIAHYGPLGRVSAPFLQRSDNCLVFTSRSYTVLVRSYGLRHKLITPHCPEQNGMVERVIRTQKEQGVHRHRFETLQHASRVIEDWIGFYNNQHPHQALGMKVPAKTSKLAI; from the coding sequence TTGGAACCGGCACTCATTGCTCATTACGGTCCGCTGGGTCGTGTGTCAGCGCCGTTTTTGCAGCGTTCAGATAACTGTTTGGTCTTCACAAGCCGCAGCTATACCGTACTGGTACGCAGTTATGGCCTGCGCCACAAACTCATCACACCGCATTGCCCAGAGCAGAACGGCATGGTGGAACGCGTGATTCGGACACAGAAGGAACAAGGTGTGCATCGCCACCGCTTTGAGACTTTACAACACGCCAGCCGGGTTATTGAGGACTGGATCGGGTTCTACAACAATCAGCACCCGCACCAAGCACTGGGCATGAAAGTACCCGCTAAGACATCTAAATTAGCGATCTAA